A segment of the Trifolium pratense cultivar HEN17-A07 linkage group LG7, ARS_RC_1.1, whole genome shotgun sequence genome:
atatgtgTATTGaatgacttaaaatcattaataatagttttaaattaataatctatatataaaaaaattattttttgggtgGCGGTGGGTCGTGGCCCACCTCAGCCACCCATAGGTCCCCTACGGATAATGAAGTCATCTTCATATCATGAGGGGATTGGATTCTCTCCTGTGTACTTTACACTAGAACAAGTCCAATTTTCAAATCTGCCATTCAAAttatgtttaaaatttaaaagtcagttggtcaaaataatttaaaggTTGAGATTTCACCGTGACATAATGTCATCGGAGACAACCTGTTCCCATATCATGAGATGCAAAACCATTTTTCAACTGTCATTGCTTAAGGTGTTGCCATGTGTCCAATATGAGGGTAATTGATGTCCAAATATTTGATGATTGAACTAAAAGTACACTCCTTTTCAAATGAAACCAAGTCATTTGAGTCATTTGGGACATTTGTAAGTGGAAAAGTGTTTTAGCAAACCAGATTTTACATTGTAACCGAGCCACAAAACCATTTATGCCTTATGGAACTAAGCCATCTAAGCCATGGACAAAGGAGACAGCAAAAAGACAGTTTTGAATTTGCAAAAGAAAATGTAACTTTTGTCATATTCCCAACAAGTCAAATCACAActctttctttcatttcacACTCCAACACTTTCCCTCTCATTGTGGAATTCAAATTTTGTAGAATTCAAATCTTAAAATTCAATGCTTTATTACCTTCTCTCACCAACATAAATCAGAAACAATTGAATCTCTCTCAATTTTCTAATTCTCTCACAaatttctcttacatttatcattttatttctgCCTTTTTTTTCCCTACTACTTTTTTAACTACTACTACTGTGTTTGGTTTCGCGTTTCCGCACTCTAAACGCACGTTTGGACCCACATACGTGATTCTTCTCTTCTTGATGCGTGTTTGGTTTtctcttttaaaattgattttgtctcCTAGAATCAATTCTACCAGAAGCAAGAAATCCTAGCTTCTGCGGTGacccaaaatcaattcttcATTTTCCAGTTTGGATTCTTTCTTTTATTCCTTTATTGCCCTTTATTTCTATTCCTCTTACAAGAACTCAATTCATTATTCAGCACCCAAATTGTCAATTTCACTCAGTGCATGTTGCCTCTACCTTCCAAAATCCACAACAATTTTTCCTTCTGAATAACAATACAAATTTTGTCTCCCTATATTGTAGAAAAATTGATGGGTATATATGTTGAGAGGAAAGGGAGATGAGATTTGTCAGTGGAGAAGAATAAAAGTTCTATGGAAAGGGGAAGGAGAAATAGTAGAAAGGGAAACTGAATGTGTTGGAGGTTTCAGAGAAAAAGATAATGATGAATAtgagtttttgttttaaaataaattatggagAAAAGGATAATgatgaatatgaattttttttgtcaagtaaatatgtttttgtttacTATGGGATCTGTTTTTTTAATTGTCTCTGtgggttttgtttttaatattgaacTGAAGTTgcccttcaatttttttaacaactttttaattaatattgtgatttattttatataatatatattacattattAGTTTTCTTATAAAAGTTACATTATTAGttatgattttatatattttaaaagatcCTTTTGGTAATTTACACgtttaaaagtaattttgattcaaattacCCAAACAACATCATATATTGAGAATCACTTTTGCATtgatatatccaaacataaatcaattctgttaaactcacttttaaccaaaatcaattctatcaaactcaattttgttAGAATCAATTCTAGTCGCCGctcaaccaaacacatactactACTTTCTTATTATTCAATATTATTCTTCATGTTTTGGAAGACTGTGAGTAATAATAGTACTTTTGTGGGTCTCAAGAGAGTTATGCACATTTTAATACTATGATTTAATAAGATACGAGACAAATTAtaactgataaaaaattcaaaataattattatatatactaattaaatCATATGCGGGATAAAATACGATACTGAttcaaatacaaaaaataatatttataagtaCTAAATATAtacattggtaaaaaaatatgCTTTCGCATACGAGataaattataacttataaaaatctcaaaatttctattatatatactaaataaatcattatatattaatgaaagttttttttttattaatttttttttaaagtcttctactttttttttcaaatgagTTTCTTaatgtaatattttattttcttaattttaattaacaaagtataacttaaaaaaatatcagcGTCGCACGGATATATTACTAGTTCTATaagtaatttgtttttcttgtgAGAAAATCCTAAAGTATCTAACtacaatattataatattaatgtATTAACAAACAAGTAATAAGCTGAAATTCGTTCACCCCTATGCAATAAGCCAATAACCAGTAAAATTATggtaaatttaatttaagaagtatatttttttcaagttgagatatttttatatttcaaaaataaaaataaaaatgaaagaaagcacaCGCGGCACACACAgtaagagagagaaaaatttgaaaaagttgAAGTATAGCGCGAAGTTTCAAAAAAAGCAGAAACAGAAAGTGTGAACTGATcaaagcttcttcttcttcttcttcttctctaactaactaacaatgCCTTCCTTTCCAAGTTCTCAAGAACGAATGGTTGCATCTGCAATGCTTCTTCTCCACACAGCACCAAGGTACCAACCAATTCACTCACACATACACATTTCTTCATCATTCTAATTTCTCCTATCTTCAATCtcattttccaattttttttcctcaattCAATTTCTAGGTCTTACTCCATTTCCAACGGTGCTGAAGTTTCTCAACAGAAAAGAAGCAGCAGTAGTAACCGTTTCAGTGAGAGATCAGTTTCCTCCGATTCTGATAAATCTTCGGTTTCCTCTTCCTTTCAGATCAATGACGGTGAATCTTCTGATAAGAGCGACGATGAGATCAGATCCACTCCTGTTTCGTACTTCTCTGCTACTTGTCGTTACCGTCAGATGAAGTTTAAGGTCGATTTTCTCTTTTCTGTTTATTAAGagtttttctgttttgtttatTCGGATCCGTTTCAACTAGTAATTCGGTTGAATGATCTAGAAAAATCGTTGTTATATTGAGATTCTGAACTCAGATCTATTGAatattgatttgaatttgatctTGCTTTGGTGAATATATTTTCTGAAATTCAACTCTgtttttgattatttttctgTTTCAATTGATTTCATAATGTTCGAATTGAAATTGAATGAATCTGAGTATGTTTGATGTTGATGGAATGGAATAGAGATACGATTATGAACGTTTAATCgattaaaattgaattaatcATAATTAGATTTTCGTTTTTGAATGGTGTTCTTTTCAAATCTGATTAAACCgatgaattttgattttgaaagatTGCTAGGAAGATGAGATCTAAGGTAATATTGACATCTTCTTCCGGTTCCGTTGATCGGAAACCGAGTTCCGATGCGACGGTTAAGAAGATTTCTCCAGGATCTGTTTCCGGCGAGGCTACGTCGAGTTTATCAACCATTTCAAGTGAACGAAGCTTGCGTTACGCTAACAGAAGTAGATGTGCTAGTGCGACAGAGAATGGAGCACCGCCTCCGGCGAAGAAGCAACGTGTCAAAGCTGCTGTTGGAACGCCGCACCTGCGTCGGCGCGGAGAAGTAATATTGAAGTTTCTCTCTCACGGTGGTTCTTCTGAAGGGAAGATCCGTGAAATGATCGGTGATAGTCCTGATACTAGCAAAGCTCTGCGAATGtgattctctctctctctctctctctctctctctctctctctctctctcatgcATGAAATCTTGATTCAAATAGTTGCAGTGAACATTAAAAACACTAACAATACTCTTCAATTTAATTTGGGTTTTAAATTAAAGGCTTTCAGTGATTGAGCAATGGTTGGTTACTATCTTCAATTAATGTGCAGGTTGCTTAGGGTGGATGCTGTGAAAAGATCAGGATCAGGCGGGCGCCATGATCCCTTTGTTTATTCGGTATATACACTGAATTTAACTTTTCACTTTGGTTTGCTTAAACATAGTGTAATAACTATAGGTATAATTTATGAAAGCATAGTATAATTTAGGAATTTCacattaatcttttttatttccttttagaTAAGTTGCTTAATCAATATTtccctttttcttttaaaaaacaaattatatttttctgaCAGGTAACTGGATGAAGTTAATTAGCTAAAAGGAGGTAATAGCTAGATGATATAATATATAGCGTATATTCCACGGATAAGGATTAATTCAGCCATATCCCATAGATAAATCATATACGATATATGATTCAGGTATATATATCCCTATTATATAATAGGGAAATTTTGTAGCATCCATTTATTATGTAATCATCTACAGGTTTTTATGATGTTCATATAATAGGGAAACTTAGTTGCATATGTAATCATATACAGGTTTTTATGATGTTCATATGTAGTATAGATTATAGAACTTGATCACTACCTTTGGAGTACATATATATTGGCTCAGATTTTGCCATTCTCCATGTTCATAATACGTGTTCTATTTTGAGAGCTCTTCTATTTtatataatgaaaatttaaatctTTGAGTATCGAAGTGACATGTCAAGTGGATAACTCATCGGCAGTGAATCTATCTTTTATGGAAAATGTTTggttaatttgaatttaatatcTTTTTTTGCGTGAAAAATGAGGGATAGGGACAGTGAAAAAACGCATAAAAAAGGTGGCAATGAAAAACatgtaaattaaaatcaaatccaAGATAAATGTAACTATTTGAAAGTACTTAGAATGCTTTTCTTAAGGAGAGGCACCATTAAATGTTGGCCTAAAATGAT
Coding sequences within it:
- the LOC123900031 gene encoding uncharacterized protein LOC123900031; translation: MRSKVILTSSSGSVDRKPSSDATVKKISPGSVSGEATSSLSTISSERSLRYANRSRCASATENGAPPPAKKQRVKAAVGTPHLRRRGEVILKFLSHGGSSEGKIREMIGDSPDTSKALRMLLRVDAVKRSGSGGRHDPFVYSVTG